The genomic DNA AAAGCTCGAACAAATCATGGCCAAAATCTATGCCAGCAAGACTGGCCGCCCGAGCTATCCATTGCTGACTTTACTCCGCGCGTCATTGCTGGGCATCTGGTATCGCTTGAGCGATGCTGAGCTGGTTCAGTCCCTGTTTCGCGATCTGTTGTTCAGAAAATTCTGTCACCTCGAATTGGGTGGGGATGTCCCTGACGCCACTACCATCGGGCGCTTTCGGGCGAGGTTGATGGAACTGGGCCTGTGGGAGGTTTTACTGGGCGAAGTGAACCGCCAACTTGAAGCAAAACATATCATCATGACTGAAGGTCGCATCAATATCATCGATGCCACTCCGGTTGAAGCGGCGCAGTCGGGGTACGGCAAAGACGCCAATGATGAACCCACGCGCGACAAGGATGCGGGCTGGCACGTAAAGGCCGACAGTCGCGGTAATATAAAGTCCACCTACGGCTACTCGGTCCACACTGGCGTCGACGAACCCTCTCATGGTTTGCAAAAGACAAACCACTGCCGGGCAGTGGATGGCTTCATCCACCGCCAAACGGTCACACCAGGAAATGCCCATGACAGTACCGAACGGGACACGCTATTGCTGGGCGACGAGGAAGCGCTTTACGCGGATGCCGCCTATTCTTCGCAAGCCACACGCGAAAAATTGGAGCAGTTTGGTATTGATGATCAAGTGCAGCGCAAGGGCTATCGGGGCCACCCTTTGTCCAAAGCGGATTTGGTCCGTAACAAAGAGATTGCCGTGATCCGCTCCGGCGGCGAGCGCCCATTTGCTACCTATAAATCCCGCTATGGATTGGCTCGAACGCGGCTGATGGGGTTGGCTAAAAACCTAACCCTGTTCGGCCTGGCAGCCATCGCCCATAATATCGCGAAGGGGGCAAAGTTCTTGGCGCTCTACGGCCTGCCAAACCCGGAACCCACTGGATAAGTGCGACCAAAATCAAAAAGTAACGCCTGAAACCCAACACTACACTCGCCTAAGAGCGTAAACACAGGCCGCTTTTTTGGAAAAATATGACCAACGGGAACCCAAACAACAGGCTATGCTGAGGTCTCTAACAGGTATTATTCTGTCATAGTAGTTCCTTTCGGCTTGTGCTGGAGCGATGTATCCGATGGGCCCTAAACGACGTTCGTGATTGAACCAATATACCCACTTGAGCGTGGCAAATTCGGCGTCTTTTTTTCCTTGCCACGGACCCTCGTGTTTGATGACCTCCGCCTTGTAGAGACCATTGATTGTCTCTGCCATTGCGTTGTCGTAGCTGTCACCAACGCTGCTGACCGACGGATCGATTTCCGCTTCCTCAAGACGCTCGGTGTACTTGATAGACAAGTATTGAACGCCTCTGTCGCTATGATGAATAAGGGTCTTGGGATCTGGTTGACGCGCAGCCAATGCCTGATTGAGAGCATCCAATACCATCTGGGCATTAGGAGACGATGAGACTTTCCAGCCCACGATGTAACGCGCTAAGACATCAATGATGAAGGCCACATAAATGAAGCCTAATGCCGTTCTGACATAGGTAAAGTCTGCAACCCCAAAGATGTTTGGAGCCGGCGCCTTGAACTCTCGGTTCACTTTATCCTGTGGGCACGGCAAAGCGGTGTTGCTCTTTGTTGTTGTGACGTTCCCACGCGTAATCCCCTGAAACCCCAGGCTTTTCATAAGGCGAACGACCGTGCAGCGGGCGGCTACAGTCCTTTCTTCGAGCAAGTCATGCCAAATCTTTACCGCGCCATATCGCTTCCCACTCTTCTCCCAATAATACTCAATCCTGGCCATTATGATGACGTCATGCTTTGCACGATCCGAGGCCTTGCTGGGATCCAGCTCAATCGATTTATGATGGTAATAAGTGCCCTCTCGGCAGCAGGGCTGCGCCCCTGCGCCTGCCAGGTAACAGATTGCGCGATCGGCAAAACTTTGCAAATCGCCTCGACACCAAGATGCTCACGGTGGTTGTCTATGAACATCATCATCTCTTGAGTAGGCGGTCGAAGTCCGCCGCCGCGAAAAAAGCCGACGCCTTGCGAAGAATGTCGTTGGCTTGTTTGACTTCACGGTTCTCTCGTTGAAGTTCCTTCATCTGCGCCTGTTCTGACAGGGTCAAACCTTCTCTATCTCCAGTCTCAGCCCCTTGTTTGTTGACCCAGTCCCGAAGCGTTTCCGGACTGCACCCGATCTTTTGCGAAATCGATCTGAAACACTCAGATCGCGTCCGATAATCCGCTTCGTTCTCGAGCACCAAACGCACTGCGCGCGCCCGCACTTCTGTCGAAAAACGGTTCCCTGAATTTCCTTTTGTCATGACTTACCTTCCAAGCTTTACGCTCTCCGGTAAACTCGGTCTGGTTCAAACCTTCAAACCACCCAAACACCAGATTCAGTCATAACTCCCCGTGAAGTGGTTGAAGTTTAAACTTCAAATATCAATAAGATGGATTATGTCCCGAAACGTAGGGTGCGCGGACACGTGCAGCTGTGGGTCTGGTTTGGACACATCCAAAACACGTCAAGCGCCAGTATCATGATGTTACTCAGCGTGCTCGCAAAGCAGCTTGTCTAACAATATGATAACTTCATCGACTGACGTTGCCCAACCAGAATCCACAACGAAGTTATCCATCGCTCTGAATGTTCGTGGCCCCAAAAAGCCATCAACTGGACCTGGGTCTGATCCAGCCATCACCAATAGCCTTTGCATCACCGCCTCGTCCGTGGCCTCGTTTATAATAAAAAGTCCGCACGATAATTTGGGCGCAGGATTTGGGGTGGCTTGTACGTCGATGACATCTGCCACATCTTCAGGCGTCGATACTGGCGCCGGTTCCGCTGGAGGCATGAAGTCTGTTTTATCAATATCTGCGTGGATCAGGCATTGGCCAAGGATACTGGCGATCCTGAGTGCGTCTTCAGTTGGCGCGCCTTCCGGGCCGAGATCGCAAGCTTGCGTCGGCCCATCACACGAAATCTCAATGCTCCAGTCTTGAGCAGGTCCTGTGGGGCGCAAAACACCCTCAGCGTTTGAGAAAATCTTGTAGGAAAATTCTCCAATGTGGCCCTGTTGCCAGAAAGCAGGGAATTGAACGGACGGCACATCGGTCACGAAAGAAACGACATCGGTCGCACCCGGTAACGGGCGATCAAAGGTAGCAGACACACAAGGGGCCGCCATCACCGCAGTCGCCAGATAAAACTGGGACATCAGACATAAGGTGATCAGCCATTTCACGGGGCGACCCGGATAAGGGGGCCATGGGCGCGAAATGCCAATGACGCCAAGACAACAGCGTTGGTGTTTACAGTGACGGACGTGTTTGTCGTCCCGTCGATCTCGTAAATTCCTTCGGGCCAGCCGCGTTCCGGATCACCCAGCGGTGCAATCGCATCCATCAATTCACCCGAGTAATCCGTACCGAACAGGGCGTCCCAGGCAAACGAAGCTTTTGTTGTAACCGTGCGGCGGCTGTCCAAGCGGTCCCCTTGAAATGTTATAACGGCCCAAGGTGCCCCACCGCCCCAAACGGACGAATAAATGAAGTAAGGGGCGACATCGATATGGGACTCGCTGACGGCCGTCAGGATACCAGTTTCGCGGTACCGTGCCTCTTGTGCATTATAAATGGCGGTCGCAAAGCGTATGGATCGCGCGTCAAAACCAAACTCTAGGCCGTCAAACAGATAGGGTTCGCTGACTGTAAAAGCTGGCGTCACGTTGCGGTGTAGCCGAGAGTCGACAGGGATTGGTTGGCCTTCAACGTCCCTGACCATCAAATTGGTTTCAGCGTTGTATGCACGGTACATATCAAACCCGAATAACATCATCGCCTTGGCAGCATATTGTTCATAGCCGACGCGGCCTTCTTGGTCACGACGCAGGTTGTCATTGACGATATTTCCGCCAATCAACTGCCCGTCTTGCACCATGGCCGACAGGTCCCAACGTTCAATTAAACGCGAGGTTTTGGTCGCAAGGTCAGGGTAGTTCGCCTCAACATGACCCAAGGCGGCTATCATGCGCGCGATGTCGAGAGCCGACCAACCAAGCCCGCGTTCAATCGGTTGGTTTGCGTAATTGACCAATTCGCCAGTGCGCACGTTATACGCCTTGTTAGGCAACCTATCGTCGAACAAGCGCAGAGTATTTAAGGTGTCCAACGCCAAACCGATACGTGCTACGGCTTCGTCTCGTTCAATCACACCAAGGCGGTTGGCCGAGATGACGGCAACAAAATAGGATCCCGTTTCCCACATGGTCGTGGATGGGTAATTGTCTGTAGAATTCACAAGGCCCGTGTTGGCATCGGTATTGTTTTGGAAGTAGCGCCACGCGATGCGCGCGTAGTCTAGATCCTGCGGTGTTGATGTTCCCAAAATGGCGACTGGCAGCGGTGTGACGTCCTCAAACAATGCCATCTGCGACCCAGTTCCGTGTGATTGCACTGTCGTTTTAGTCCTGCCGTCGATCGCAGTCACCAATGCAAGCCCGCATCCAAGTGCGGCCAGAAAGATGATGTGGCTTCGCGCTTTGATAAGGTTCTCTTTAAAGCGCATTTTCGTCGCATCCTTCGTTCGTGTCGGGCAGCCAAAGTGCCGCGCTAATGATGCCCGCCATCGCGAGACAGTTGTTAAACCCCCAAAGAACGTTTGAGACGACACCCGTTGTGGAATGTGAAGTTGTGCCCAATGTCAGTGCGCCAAGTGACCAAATCGCAGCTATCCCAGTGAGCAAAACAATCGCGATCTGCGGTTGGACGAGGGTCAAAAAATTGCCTGATTGGCGTACCTTTGGGGTGACTTTGAATGAAATCTCTTGGCCGCGCAGGACGCACATGATTGCGCGCATCCCAAGCGGGAAGAACGACAAATAACTGGCCTTGGCTGCATAGCCAGATACGCCCCACGTGCCCACCATCATTGCCAATTCTAGGGTCACTAAGAACGGTATAAGGTGCCAAAATAAGTCAGCCGAATATGCCGAAACAGGTGATATACCTGTAAACAAATAGACAATGGGTGCGATAAGAAAGATCATATTCCAGATTGGTGCGAGGTACGAATAAAACGTTGTCGCGTACATGACCCGCTGTGGAAACGTCAAACCGCGCCGAAATAGCGGGTTGTCGTTGATCAAGATATCAATACTCCCACCAGCATATCTGTAGCGTTGCACCGTCCATGTCAAAAGATCCTGTGGGGACAGCATCTTGCTTTCGACGATGGGGTGCATCTTCGATTTCCAGCCGCGTTCGCGATCTGAATGCATAACGATAGATGTGTAGATGTCCTCAGAAACGTGGAAGCGGTAAGGTGTTAAAACCTCGGTCGTGGCGGCTTCGGTGCGGATTGCGTCCATCAGTTCGGACGCAATCTGGTTTTCTTTGCTGGTAACCGTAATGATTTCTTCGGTGGCGTGGGTGCGGGTTTCGACCTTGGTGCCAAAGCTGCGAAGCGCAGCTTCCATCACGGCTTCGCGGCGATGGATTGATCCAGCACCACAACAAAACGAGCCATTGGCCCAGTTCCTTCGGCGCTGAATAATATCATAGAACATTTTTGGGTCGCTTACGAAAGGATCGGTACCAGTTTGGACGGGTCCAATCACTTTTTCTACAGTTTGTCCAAATTTGCCTGCAAACCGACCAAATCGGTGCCTGAGGGCGGCTTGCAGGCTTTTGCCAATGGGGAGGTCGTAAAACCATTGCGGCGTTTGGACCCAAGCTATTTTTGGGTCTCTAAAGTAGCCCAACGTATTTTCTAATATACTCGGGAAGGGCCGCGTGTCTGCGTCACAAATAACTAGAAAATCACCAGAGGTTTGCTCCATTGCATGGCGCAAATTTCCTGCCTTAAATCCTTCGTTCGTCTTGCGGGAGATATAATTTGCGCCTTCCGCGTCTGTGACTGCCCGCATTCCATCGCGTTGGCCGTCATCAAGAACGTGAATGTGGATATCGATTGGGTGGGGGTAGGTAATTTTTTGGGCATCAAGAATACCCAATCTGACCAACTCCGGGTCTTCATTGTAAGTGGTGAACATCACATCTACAGACAGTTTACGCATACCGTTGGGGTGATCTGGAGCAATATCTGACAGGGCCGTGGGCGCTTCCAAAATCTCGATTGGTTCGTCTTTCCACAGGTTAAATACAAACAGCAGAACCCCGAAATATGCAAAACTCTCAGCGGAGGCCAGTGGAACGGCGAACCACAGTGCATTTGAGTTCAGTGACGCCGTCCAACGCCACCAGATGTACCAAGCCCCAACGACCAGCGCGACCACGGCCAAAAACTGCCACAACAGTTCGCGTGCAGCGGAATAGGGTAAGGGTGGCGGCGGAACACGGTCTTCATACTTGAGAAAGTAATCGTTCATATTTTATCTCTTCAAGGGCGTGGTGGCTTTGCGCATTGCCAAGGATTCGGACCAAGCCCGATCGTCCACGCCAAGGGCGTCAGCCGTGACAGACCAATTGCGACAGCGAATGACATTGGCAATGCGAAGGCAAATCTGCCAACAACGATCATCCAAGGCTCCATGACTTGGTACAGCCCCGTCTTGAACACAGCAACGTCAAACAGGTCGATCACCAACGGATGCACGAGGTAGATGCCGAAGGTGTACCGGGCCAGTTTCGTCCAGCGATCCGACCATTGCAGGTATTGACTGCCTATGAAGATAATGAAGACAAAAATTGGTATCAAGAAATGACCATAAAAGTCCCAGCCAGCCCGAATGCCCCAAGAACCTGTTTCAAAGGCCACGTTGTAGAAGGGCAATGTTGCGACGTAGGCAAGGGCGGCAAAATAGAAACCGCAACGCCGGATTAGGCGGGATTCTCCGCGCGGAATCCCATCGTTCCACAATCCGTAGATTGCAAATGCCGCCATGCCATAGCCGACATAACCAAAAATCTTGAGTGCGCGGATCAGGTAGTTGCGCAGCTCAGGGTCGATGTCCAGTCCCCACAAGAATCCCTGTGCGTTGTTCATCACACCGATGGTGATAACGACCGTGAGCCCCAAAATCGGATAGCGCGTCGCCGTGCGCATCACCGGATAGAATAAGAGCAAGGCGAACAGCGTTGGCAAGAAATGCATGTGATACTGGGACTTACCCAAGATCAGATATCCTACCCAGCTTTGAACCTGCCCAAGTTGGTCCCAGATATAGGGCGCATAGTTAAACGCGTCCGCCTTTAACAGTCGGAAGAACGCATAGAAGATTGTCCAAAAGATGAATGGTACCAACAGACGCTGGGCCTGAATTGCAATCGCACTGCCATAGGCCAGCATCTTTTTATCAACGCGCATCGCCATCAGGAACAGTGAAAACATGAAGAACATCTCGGAGCCGGAGAACTCCCCGATGGATCGCAAAAATACGGGGATCAGGCGTTCGCCTTGCGTGGCGTCAGGGAAGGCTTTGCCCCCAAAATCTGTCGACGAGTGGATCAACACCACGCCAAACGCTGCGAACACCCGGTTAGCATCGAACCAGACCAGCCGAGGTTTTGTGCCGCGGTTCATGGGTCTGACGCAGGAACTGGACAACTGGACGGCAGCACTTGGCGCACTTGAGGAAATTTGAGGTTATGTTCCTCAGTGCTGCAATCTGTTGCACTGACCTCAGAGCCACCAACGACCGGACGGCAATAGCGGAATTCCTCGATTGGGATCACCGGAGCGATTTTATTATGAATGGCGCAGGCACAACATGGCACTTCTTCGACCAAGCGATTTGGGTGACATTTGTTGTCGCGGATGTCCGTTCCCATAAATGCAGTGTCCCAAACTTGTGTGTTTTGATTGACGTGTTGCAAGATCGGTCCTTGGACTTTGTAGAGCAACGCGGCAAGTATGATGCCGTTGTTATTGGCGGTCTGCAGGGGAATGAACC from Octadecabacter antarcticus 307 includes the following:
- a CDS encoding acyltransferase, with translation MNRGTKPRLVWFDANRVFAAFGVVLIHSSTDFGGKAFPDATQGERLIPVFLRSIGEFSGSEMFFMFSLFLMAMRVDKKMLAYGSAIAIQAQRLLVPFIFWTIFYAFFRLLKADAFNYAPYIWDQLGQVQSWVGYLILGKSQYHMHFLPTLFALLLFYPVMRTATRYPILGLTVVITIGVMNNAQGFLWGLDIDPELRNYLIRALKIFGYVGYGMAAFAIYGLWNDGIPRGESRLIRRCGFYFAALAYVATLPFYNVAFETGSWGIRAGWDFYGHFLIPIFVFIIFIGSQYLQWSDRWTKLARYTFGIYLVHPLVIDLFDVAVFKTGLYQVMEPWMIVVGRFAFALPMSFAVAIGLSRLTPLAWTIGLGPNPWQCAKPPRP
- a CDS encoding DUF3131 domain-containing protein — translated: MRFKENLIKARSHIIFLAALGCGLALVTAIDGRTKTTVQSHGTGSQMALFEDVTPLPVAILGTSTPQDLDYARIAWRYFQNNTDANTGLVNSTDNYPSTTMWETGSYFVAVISANRLGVIERDEAVARIGLALDTLNTLRLFDDRLPNKAYNVRTGELVNYANQPIERGLGWSALDIARMIAALGHVEANYPDLATKTSRLIERWDLSAMVQDGQLIGGNIVNDNLRRDQEGRVGYEQYAAKAMMLFGFDMYRAYNAETNLMVRDVEGQPIPVDSRLHRNVTPAFTVSEPYLFDGLEFGFDARSIRFATAIYNAQEARYRETGILTAVSESHIDVAPYFIYSSVWGGGAPWAVITFQGDRLDSRRTVTTKASFAWDALFGTDYSGELMDAIAPLGDPERGWPEGIYEIDGTTNTSVTVNTNAVVLASLAFRAHGPLIRVAP
- a CDS encoding IS5 family transposase — its product is MQKPFSTQPELFITSADLEHASLQGLDGAEAILDWVKLEQIMAKIYASKTGRPSYPLLTLLRASLLGIWYRLSDAELVQSLFRDLLFRKFCHLELGGDVPDATTIGRFRARLMELGLWEVLLGEVNRQLEAKHIIMTEGRINIIDATPVEAAQSGYGKDANDEPTRDKDAGWHVKADSRGNIKSTYGYSVHTGVDEPSHGLQKTNHCRAVDGFIHRQTVTPGNAHDSTERDTLLLGDEEALYADAAYSSQATREKLEQFGIDDQVQRKGYRGHPLSKADLVRNKEIAVIRSGGERPFATYKSRYGLARTRLMGLAKNLTLFGLAAIAHNIAKGAKFLALYGLPNPEPTG
- a CDS encoding glycosyltransferase; protein product: MNDYFLKYEDRVPPPPLPYSAARELLWQFLAVVALVVGAWYIWWRWTASLNSNALWFAVPLASAESFAYFGVLLFVFNLWKDEPIEILEAPTALSDIAPDHPNGMRKLSVDVMFTTYNEDPELVRLGILDAQKITYPHPIDIHIHVLDDGQRDGMRAVTDAEGANYISRKTNEGFKAGNLRHAMEQTSGDFLVICDADTRPFPSILENTLGYFRDPKIAWVQTPQWFYDLPIGKSLQAALRHRFGRFAGKFGQTVEKVIGPVQTGTDPFVSDPKMFYDIIQRRRNWANGSFCCGAGSIHRREAVMEAALRSFGTKVETRTHATEEIITVTSKENQIASELMDAIRTEAATTEVLTPYRFHVSEDIYTSIVMHSDRERGWKSKMHPIVESKMLSPQDLLTWTVQRYRYAGGSIDILINDNPLFRRGLTFPQRVMYATTFYSYLAPIWNMIFLIAPIVYLFTGISPVSAYSADLFWHLIPFLVTLELAMMVGTWGVSGYAAKASYLSFFPLGMRAIMCVLRGQEISFKVTPKVRQSGNFLTLVQPQIAIVLLTGIAAIWSLGALTLGTTSHSTTGVVSNVLWGFNNCLAMAGIISAALWLPDTNEGCDENAL
- a CDS encoding peptidoglycan-binding domain-containing protein translates to MKWLITLCLMSQFYLATAVMAAPCVSATFDRPLPGATDVVSFVTDVPSVQFPAFWQQGHIGEFSYKIFSNAEGVLRPTGPAQDWSIEISCDGPTQACDLGPEGAPTEDALRIASILGQCLIHADIDKTDFMPPAEPAPVSTPEDVADVIDVQATPNPAPKLSCGLFIINEATDEAVMQRLLVMAGSDPGPVDGFLGPRTFRAMDNFVVDSGWATSVDEVIILLDKLLCEHAE